A genomic stretch from Chitinophagaceae bacterium includes:
- a CDS encoding FAD-dependent oxidoreductase, with translation MAIQPWRTGIITQIIDETPNTKRYRIQIPELEVFDFQPGQFVTLDLPIHEKPNKRWRSYSIASWPDGTNEFELVIVLNTTGAGTPWLWENFQLGTEITLRGPQGVFTLPETIDTDLFFICTGTGIAPFRSKAHYILKNNIPHKNIYLIFGTRKKEDLLYYEELSKLHDEYESFHYLPTLSRELWNGRTGYVHAVYEELLSKRQEARFFLCGWKAMLDETKKSILEMGYDKKSIHQEVYG, from the coding sequence ATGGCCATACAGCCCTGGCGGACAGGTATAATAACCCAGATTATTGACGAGACTCCGAACACAAAACGTTACCGCATTCAGATACCGGAACTGGAAGTTTTTGATTTTCAACCCGGTCAGTTTGTTACACTTGATCTTCCCATTCACGAAAAACCAAATAAACGCTGGCGCAGCTATTCCATTGCCAGCTGGCCCGATGGCACAAATGAATTTGAACTGGTAATTGTATTAAATACAACAGGTGCCGGTACTCCCTGGCTCTGGGAAAATTTTCAGCTTGGTACAGAAATTACCTTACGTGGCCCACAGGGTGTGTTTACCTTACCCGAAACCATTGATACCGATCTGTTCTTTATCTGCACTGGTACAGGTATTGCCCCATTCCGCAGTAAAGCACATTATATACTGAAGAATAATATCCCTCATAAAAATATCTATCTCATCTTCGGTACAAGAAAGAAAGAAGATCTGTTATATTACGAAGAACTGTCGAAACTGCATGATGAATACGAAAGCTTCCATTATCTCCCTACATTGTCAAGAGAATTATGGAATGGAAGAACCGGCTACGTTCATGCAGTTTACGAAGAGTTATTAAGCAAAAGGCAGGAAGCCCGATTTTTTCTTTGCGGCTGGAAAGCCATGCTTGATGAAACAAAAAAGTCTATATTAGAAATGGGTTACGACAAAAAATCCATTCACCAGGAGGTGTACGGATAG
- a CDS encoding response regulator transcription factor, translated as MKEQQKIKVALADDHVLLRKGLAGVVDSFGDYSVLFEADNGTHFMEQIKKHGEPSIVLLDINMPEMDGYATAQWIREHYPLVNVIALSMYDNENAIIRMFKAGSKGYILKDSEPPELKKALDSVHEKGYYYSELVTGRLIHSINKMDAENSEAKNQTELSDREKEFLKLACTEMTYKEIAEKMFLSPRTIDGYRDALFEKLQMKTRVGLVMYAIKNGIVTIS; from the coding sequence ATGAAGGAACAGCAAAAAATTAAAGTGGCATTAGCCGATGATCATGTACTGCTGCGCAAGGGACTGGCAGGAGTGGTAGACAGTTTTGGTGATTATTCTGTTTTATTTGAAGCAGATAATGGAACCCATTTTATGGAACAGATCAAAAAGCATGGCGAACCTTCCATTGTGTTACTTGATATCAACATGCCGGAGATGGACGGCTACGCCACTGCACAATGGATACGGGAACATTACCCGTTGGTGAATGTAATTGCACTGTCGATGTATGATAATGAAAATGCGATCATCCGCATGTTCAAGGCAGGATCAAAAGGATATATTTTAAAAGACAGCGAACCGCCTGAATTAAAAAAAGCACTGGACTCTGTTCATGAAAAAGGATATTATTATTCTGAACTGGTAACCGGCAGACTGATTCATTCCATTAACAAAATGGATGCGGAGAACAGTGAAGCAAAGAATCAAACAGAACTCAGCGACAGGGAAAAAGAATTTTTAAAACTCGCCTGTACAGAAATGACGTATAAAGAAATTGCAGAAAAAATGTTTCTCAGTCCACGTACCATTGATGGCTACAGGGACGCATTGTTTGAAAAATTGCAGATGAAAACAAGAGTGGGGCTGGTGATGTATGCCATTAAGAACGGCATTGTTACGATCAGTTGA
- a CDS encoding sensor histidine kinase, translated as MQSQFSQTLLQTQLEIQEQTLKNISQEIHDNVGQVLTLAKLNLATTSVADEAASEKIKTSQQLIGKAIQDLRDLSRSLNTDYVEEMGLVRSIEYELELLQKTGSIETELNIEGKIVKFDKQKELILFRIVQEAIHNIMKHADAKKITAAIHFTNDAMQIVIKDNGKGFDLSPLNDAGNQSFGLGLRNMNSRATLIGALFSVNSTISKGTEVVLQLPINETANEGTAKN; from the coding sequence ATGCAATCTCAATTCTCTCAAACCCTCCTCCAAACCCAACTCGAAATCCAGGAACAAACCCTTAAAAATATTTCACAGGAAATTCATGACAACGTTGGGCAGGTGTTAACGCTTGCCAAGCTCAATCTTGCCACCACATCTGTTGCAGATGAAGCAGCCAGTGAAAAAATAAAAACATCCCAACAGCTTATCGGCAAAGCCATCCAGGATCTGCGTGACCTGAGCCGCAGCCTCAATACCGATTATGTGGAAGAAATGGGGCTGGTACGTTCCATAGAATATGAACTGGAACTGCTGCAAAAAACCGGCAGCATTGAAACAGAACTGAACATCGAAGGAAAGATTGTAAAATTTGACAAACAGAAAGAACTCATCCTGTTCCGTATTGTGCAGGAAGCCATTCACAATATCATGAAGCATGCTGATGCAAAAAAGATAACAGCAGCAATTCATTTTACAAATGATGCCATGCAGATTGTAATCAAAGACAATGGAAAAGGATTTGATCTCAGTCCATTGAATGATGCAGGCAATCAGTCATTCGGGCTTGGCTTACGGAATATGAACAGCAGGGCTACACTCATCGGTGCACTGTTTTCTGTAAACAGTACCATCAGCAAAGGAACGGAAGTAGTTCTTCAATTACCTATTAATGAAACAGCAAATGAAGGAACAGCAAAAAATTAA
- the dinD gene encoding DNA damage-inducible protein D, with translation MKKELIEGLFLQFEQAAYAYKGIECWSARELQLLFGYTKWDNFYKVIDKAKTTCESSGAAVADHFAGVGKMVSLGSGAERQLDDIALTRYACYLVAQNGDPAKPSIAFAQTYFAVQTRKQEIIEQRLLDVARVSAREKLSKSERKLSGILFERGIDSAGFAVIRSKGDQALFGGFTTTDMKRKLAVPSTKPLADFLPTLTIKAKDFANELTSHNVTEKDLKGEQQIGREHIENNKAVRDMLLQRGVKPETLPPDEDVKKTARRLESEEKKLAKEIKRKGKK, from the coding sequence ATGAAAAAAGAATTAATCGAAGGATTATTCCTGCAGTTTGAACAGGCAGCTTATGCTTACAAAGGCATTGAGTGCTGGAGCGCAAGGGAACTGCAACTCCTGTTTGGATATACCAAATGGGATAATTTTTATAAAGTAATTGACAAAGCAAAAACCACCTGCGAAAGCAGTGGTGCAGCAGTTGCCGACCATTTTGCCGGTGTCGGGAAAATGGTTTCTTTAGGAAGCGGTGCCGAAAGACAACTGGATGATATTGCCCTTACAAGATATGCCTGTTATTTAGTAGCACAAAATGGCGACCCTGCCAAACCATCTATTGCTTTTGCACAAACTTATTTTGCAGTACAAACAAGAAAGCAGGAAATTATTGAACAGCGCCTGCTGGATGTTGCAAGAGTAAGTGCCCGTGAAAAACTCAGTAAAAGCGAAAGAAAACTGTCTGGTATTTTGTTTGAACGGGGAATAGACAGCGCAGGTTTTGCTGTGATAAGATCAAAAGGCGACCAGGCATTGTTTGGCGGTTTTACCACCACTGATATGAAACGGAAACTTGCTGTGCCCTCCACCAAACCATTAGCCGATTTTTTACCTACCCTCACTATTAAAGCCAAAGATTTTGCCAATGAACTTACCAGCCATAATGTAACAGAAAAAGATTTAAAAGGCGAACAGCAAATTGGCAGGGAACATATAGAAAACAACAAAGCAGTACGGGATATGCTGCTGCAGCGTGGCGTTAAACCCGAAACCCTGCCACCCGATGAAGATGTAAAAAAAACAGCCAGGCGATTAGAAAGCGAAGAAAAGAAACTTGCCAAAGAAATAAAAAGAAAGGGGAAAAAATAA
- a CDS encoding F0F1 ATP synthase subunit beta: MANFGKVKQVIGAVVDVQFHGKLPEIYSALELKRPNGDILVMEVQQHLGEDSVRTIAMDGTEGLVRGMEVVDTEKNIVMPVGELINGRLFNVTGDAIDGLPQVSKEGGRAIHAKPPAFEHLSTTNEILFTGIKVIDLIEPYVKGGKIGLFGGAGVGKTVLIQELINNIAKGYGGLSVFAGVGERTREGNDLLREMIEAGIMNYGDNFKHSMEEGGWDLSKVDMEGLKTSKATFVFGQMNEPPGARARVALSGLTIAEYFRDGDGTGKGKDILFFVDNIFRFTQAGSEVSALLGRMPSAVGYQPTLATEMGLMQERITSTRNGSITSVQAVYVPADDLTDPAPATTFAHLDATTVLDRKIADLGIYPAVSPLESTSRILTPSIVGDSHYNTANSVKLILQRYKELQDIIAILGMDELSEEDKMTVYRARKVQRFLSQPFHVAEAFTGLKGVLVPIEETIRGFNMIMDGEVDEYPESAFNLVGSIDDAIEKGKKLMAAAKG; encoded by the coding sequence ATGGCCAATTTTGGTAAGGTTAAACAGGTAATCGGCGCCGTAGTTGACGTTCAGTTCCACGGCAAACTCCCCGAAATTTACAGTGCTCTTGAATTGAAACGTCCTAACGGGGATATCCTCGTAATGGAAGTGCAGCAGCATCTTGGTGAAGACAGCGTTCGCACCATTGCGATGGACGGTACCGAAGGTCTCGTTCGTGGAATGGAAGTTGTTGACACGGAGAAAAACATTGTAATGCCTGTCGGCGAGTTGATCAACGGCCGCTTATTTAATGTAACCGGCGATGCCATTGATGGTTTGCCCCAGGTAAGTAAAGAAGGTGGTCGTGCTATTCACGCCAAGCCCCCTGCTTTCGAACATTTGAGTACAACCAACGAAATCCTGTTTACAGGGATTAAAGTAATTGACCTGATTGAGCCGTATGTAAAAGGTGGTAAGATCGGTTTGTTTGGTGGTGCCGGTGTGGGTAAAACAGTATTGATTCAGGAATTGATCAACAATATCGCCAAAGGATATGGTGGTTTGTCTGTGTTTGCAGGCGTGGGCGAAAGAACCCGTGAAGGAAATGATCTGCTGCGTGAAATGATTGAAGCCGGTATCATGAACTATGGCGACAATTTCAAACACAGCATGGAAGAAGGTGGATGGGATTTGAGCAAAGTGGATATGGAAGGATTGAAAACATCAAAGGCAACCTTCGTGTTTGGCCAGATGAATGAACCTCCCGGTGCACGTGCCCGTGTTGCCCTTTCAGGTTTAACCATTGCCGAGTATTTCCGTGATGGAGATGGCACAGGAAAAGGAAAAGACATTCTGTTTTTCGTAGATAATATCTTCCGTTTTACTCAGGCTGGTTCTGAAGTATCTGCGTTGCTGGGCCGTATGCCTTCAGCGGTGGGTTATCAACCAACACTTGCTACGGAAATGGGATTGATGCAGGAGCGTATCACTTCAACCCGTAACGGTTCAATCACTTCTGTACAGGCGGTATATGTACCTGCGGATGATTTAACCGATCCGGCACCTGCTACAACATTTGCTCACCTTGATGCAACAACAGTACTGGATCGTAAGATCGCCGATTTAGGTATCTATCCTGCGGTAAGTCCGCTGGAATCTACATCAAGAATCCTTACACCAAGTATCGTTGGTGATTCACATTATAACACTGCCAACAGTGTAAAACTGATTCTTCAGCGTTATAAAGAATTGCAGGATATCATTGCCATTCTTGGTATGGATGAATTGAGCGAAGAAGATAAAATGACTGTATACCGTGCACGTAAAGTACAGCGTTTCCTTTCTCAGCCTTTCCATGTGGCAGAAGCCTTTACCGGTTTGAAAGGGGTGTTGGTTCCAATTGAGGAAACAATTCGTGGATTTAATATGATTATGGATGGAGAAGTAGATGAATATCCTGAATCAGCCTTCAACCTGGTGGGAAGTATTGATGATGCAATTGAAAAAGGTAAGAAGTTAATGGCAGCAGCGAAAGGCTAA
- the atpC gene encoding ATP synthase F1 subunit epsilon: MNLEILTPLGKTYSGEVIGVQLPGISGSFEVLDHHAPLVSALKAGQLKILVEKNRNELYKIQGGFVEVLNNKVTVLVEGSEAV, encoded by the coding sequence ATGAATTTAGAAATATTAACTCCACTCGGAAAAACTTACAGCGGCGAAGTAATTGGCGTACAGTTACCGGGCATCAGCGGTAGTTTTGAAGTACTCGATCACCATGCACCATTGGTAAGTGCACTCAAAGCCGGTCAGTTAAAGATCCTGGTTGAAAAGAACCGTAATGAGCTGTACAAAATTCAGGGTGGTTTTGTAGAAGTGCTGAACAATAAAGTAACTGTGCTGGTAGAAGGCAGTGAAGCAGTTTAA
- a CDS encoding M6 family metalloprotease domain-containing protein — translation MKSKTISPLFQSYLQLMQKAAESNDGERCMIAPHPDLKDKLKKEFKKLKKELGSFALGNLLKPEGKTRLGMNDGMLQPGNVFPLGTSAARVRSISATKTPPTGTLRVIVVLVDFSDKVMTKTKKHFQDLFFSEGVIPTGSVKEYFKEVTNGMVTIAGEVVGTYRMPRTMKTYAGNGAGTDNGLPNARTMCMDAAKAANAAVNFSQYDNDKDGYVDAFVVIHAGRGAEETGNNNDIWSHKWVFPSVYNADGTHVYAYLTVPEDCKLGVCAHELGHLLFGFPDLYDDDYTSEGIGDWCLMAGGSWNNGGLTPAHPCAWCKADQNWVNTVNLSSNKKAVSMDDVKTGKTIYRLWKDGGPGNEYFLLEHRMKKNYDKYLPGEGLLIYHIDDAMSSNANEMHYKVALVQADGKKHLEAGANQGDTADPWPGSAGKKTFSNTSKPNSKSYGGLPTTVAARNIKLNAGKITADLYIKTGPATAPKKKKAARRR, via the coding sequence ATGAAATCAAAAACTATTTCTCCGCTCTTTCAGAGTTATCTGCAGCTCATGCAAAAAGCTGCTGAAAGCAATGACGGCGAACGTTGTATGATTGCTCCCCATCCCGACCTGAAAGACAAACTAAAAAAGGAATTCAAAAAACTGAAGAAAGAATTGGGCTCATTTGCTTTGGGAAATTTACTGAAACCCGAAGGCAAAACGAGGCTGGGTATGAACGATGGTATGCTGCAGCCCGGCAATGTTTTTCCATTGGGCACTTCAGCGGCAAGGGTAAGAAGTATCTCGGCAACAAAAACACCACCAACCGGAACCCTGCGGGTAATTGTTGTGCTGGTTGATTTTTCAGATAAAGTAATGACGAAGACAAAGAAGCATTTCCAGGATTTATTTTTTTCTGAAGGAGTTATTCCAACAGGCAGTGTGAAAGAATATTTTAAGGAAGTAACCAATGGCATGGTAACTATTGCCGGTGAAGTGGTTGGTACTTACCGTATGCCACGCACTATGAAAACTTATGCAGGTAATGGTGCCGGAACGGATAACGGATTGCCCAATGCAAGAACCATGTGTATGGATGCGGCTAAAGCGGCAAACGCTGCAGTCAACTTTTCTCAGTATGATAATGACAAGGATGGATATGTAGATGCATTCGTAGTGATCCATGCCGGACGTGGTGCAGAAGAAACAGGAAACAACAATGATATCTGGAGTCACAAATGGGTATTCCCCAGTGTGTATAATGCAGACGGCACACATGTATATGCCTACTTAACAGTTCCTGAAGATTGCAAGCTTGGTGTATGCGCACATGAGTTGGGACATTTGTTATTTGGTTTTCCTGATCTTTATGATGATGATTACACCAGTGAGGGAATCGGTGACTGGTGTTTGATGGCTGGTGGCAGCTGGAACAATGGCGGATTAACCCCCGCTCATCCCTGTGCGTGGTGCAAGGCAGATCAGAACTGGGTGAACACTGTTAATCTCAGCAGTAATAAGAAAGCTGTAAGTATGGATGATGTAAAAACAGGTAAAACGATTTATCGTTTATGGAAAGATGGTGGTCCGGGGAATGAATATTTTTTACTGGAGCACCGTATGAAAAAAAATTACGACAAGTACCTGCCCGGTGAAGGATTACTTATTTATCATATTGATGATGCCATGAGCAGTAATGCCAATGAAATGCATTACAAAGTAGCGTTGGTACAGGCCGATGGAAAGAAACACCTGGAGGCAGGAGCCAACCAGGGCGATACGGCTGATCCGTGGCCGGGGAGTGCAGGCAAAAAAACATTCAGCAATACATCCAAGCCGAATTCAAAATCATACGGCGGATTGCCAACTACAGTTGCTGCAAGAAATATTAAACTCAATGCAGGAAAAATTACGGCTGATCTGTATATCAAAACAGGCCCGGCAACAGCACCAAAGAAAAAGAAAGCAGCCAGGAGAAGATAG
- a CDS encoding mucoidy inhibitor MuiA family protein has product MNTKWMQLCLFFFPFTLLAQSVKRVPVETKMEQVTVFMKGAQVKRTAKQMISSGKQEIVFTGISTDIEKQSVQIKADGKLTILSVKVQRDFLKEQEVREEIKTLQNKHLQLNEKIAMTAKMLEVFKQEETMIIKNQDIGGATYALKPEELRQSLDFQRARLTEVLKQQMALQKEIAEMEKERNKLSNQLSEMNKKFDLSTNEIIILADVKESATVPFEITYLVQKAGWYPTYNIRVKDVVSNLQLEMNANVYQTSGENWNNIKMILSTGNPNENNSKPLISPWMLYYVDAQMSNYMKQWQIGGADQMLMGRVTDDKGIPVAGASVVIKGTSQGTTTDANGFYKVKASGNSQALTVSSVGFYAAEFVAGTSFTNVSLKPAITAMNEVVVVGYGTSDGYLEGKASGVQVRGASSLKKEKSIPLQVVTTFQPITTQYEIEEVTTVNNDGKMNTISINETSIAAYYEYYTAPKLDEAAYLTAKITNWQDLNLIPGETNLFFEGTYLGKSYLDLSTGSDTLSLSLGIDKGITVKRTLLKEFSNKKFLGNNRTDYRQFEITVRNNKNVPVNIIVEDQFPISTMKEIEVDDLKYDGAKLNEDTKVATWSQAIEPKQVKKMELKYSVKYPKEKRLQLE; this is encoded by the coding sequence ATGAACACGAAATGGATGCAACTCTGTCTTTTTTTCTTCCCCTTTACATTATTGGCACAATCAGTTAAACGTGTTCCTGTTGAAACTAAAATGGAACAGGTAACGGTATTTATGAAAGGTGCCCAGGTTAAACGAACCGCTAAACAAATGATCAGTTCCGGGAAACAGGAAATTGTTTTCACAGGTATTTCAACTGATATAGAAAAGCAAAGTGTACAGATAAAAGCTGATGGAAAGCTGACGATCCTTTCCGTGAAAGTGCAAAGGGATTTTTTGAAAGAGCAGGAAGTAAGAGAAGAAATCAAAACATTGCAGAATAAACACCTGCAGCTAAATGAAAAAATAGCGATGACAGCAAAAATGCTGGAAGTGTTTAAGCAGGAAGAAACGATGATCATTAAGAACCAGGATATCGGCGGAGCAACATATGCATTAAAACCTGAAGAGTTGAGACAGTCGCTGGATTTTCAACGGGCAAGATTAACGGAAGTATTGAAGCAGCAGATGGCTTTGCAGAAAGAGATTGCAGAAATGGAAAAAGAAAGGAATAAACTTTCCAATCAGCTCAGTGAAATGAATAAAAAATTTGATCTCTCCACCAATGAAATCATTATCCTTGCTGATGTAAAAGAAAGTGCAACGGTTCCATTTGAAATTACCTATCTCGTTCAGAAAGCAGGGTGGTATCCAACTTATAATATCCGTGTAAAAGATGTGGTGAGTAACCTGCAACTGGAAATGAATGCAAACGTTTATCAAACAAGCGGAGAGAACTGGAATAATATTAAAATGATTTTGTCAACAGGAAATCCCAATGAAAATAATTCTAAACCATTGATCAGTCCATGGATGCTGTATTATGTAGATGCGCAGATGAGTAATTATATGAAGCAGTGGCAGATCGGCGGAGCAGATCAAATGCTGATGGGAAGAGTAACGGATGACAAAGGTATTCCTGTTGCTGGAGCAAGTGTTGTAATCAAAGGAACATCACAGGGAACCACAACCGATGCGAACGGGTTTTACAAAGTGAAAGCAAGTGGAAATTCGCAGGCATTAACAGTTTCTTCTGTTGGTTTTTATGCTGCAGAATTTGTTGCCGGTACAAGTTTTACCAATGTTTCATTAAAACCAGCCATCACGGCTATGAATGAAGTTGTCGTAGTTGGTTATGGAACTTCAGATGGATATTTAGAAGGAAAAGCTTCAGGAGTACAGGTAAGAGGCGCATCAAGCTTAAAAAAAGAAAAGTCAATTCCTTTACAGGTCGTCACCACTTTTCAACCCATCACCACCCAATACGAAATTGAGGAAGTCACAACGGTGAATAATGATGGAAAGATGAATACTATCAGCATTAATGAAACAAGCATTGCAGCATACTACGAATATTATACCGCACCTAAACTGGATGAGGCTGCTTACCTCACAGCAAAGATCACCAACTGGCAGGATTTGAATTTGATTCCCGGTGAAACGAATTTGTTTTTTGAAGGAACCTATCTCGGTAAATCCTATCTCGATTTATCAACAGGTTCTGATACATTATCACTTTCATTAGGCATTGATAAAGGCATTACAGTTAAACGGACTTTATTAAAAGAATTCAGCAATAAGAAATTTCTTGGAAACAACCGTACCGATTACCGTCAGTTTGAAATTACTGTACGGAATAACAAGAATGTTCCTGTTAATATTATAGTGGAAGATCAGTTCCCTATTTCAACCATGAAAGAAATTGAAGTGGATGATTTGAAATATGATGGAGCCAAACTGAATGAAGATACAAAGGTTGCTACCTGGAGCCAGGCAATCGAGCCAAAACAGGTAAAGAAAATGGAACTGAAATACAGTGTGAAATATCCAAAAGAAAAACGCCTGCAGCTGGAGTAA
- a CDS encoding VOC family protein: protein MERIISGIQQVGIGVTDADQAFKWYSKIFGTDVVVFKDAARADLMKRYTGGEGHERYAILALNMQSGGGFEIWQYTSRKSQPAAFELQIGDLGIFAVKIKSKDVKATYEYYKTQGVNLLSEPTKNPGGLETFFMKDPYGNVFEIMEDNYWFVNTGDLTGAVCGVTIGVSSIEKAIPFYEKVLGYDKELFVSEGEYPEFKNIPGGTHKFKRLLLGHKRELTGAFSRLLGSTYIELIEVTDRTPKKIFENRYWGDQGFIHVCFDINGYEEHERICNESGFPFTVDSANSFDMGEAAGHFSYNEDPDGTLIEYVETHRVPILKKIGWYLNLKKRNPAKPLPNWIVKSLGFSRVKEKS from the coding sequence ATGGAACGTATAATCAGCGGTATTCAACAGGTCGGAATCGGTGTAACAGATGCAGACCAAGCGTTTAAGTGGTACAGTAAAATTTTCGGAACAGATGTAGTAGTGTTTAAAGATGCAGCAAGGGCTGATCTGATGAAACGGTACACAGGAGGTGAAGGACATGAACGTTATGCAATTCTTGCATTGAATATGCAAAGTGGAGGTGGTTTTGAAATTTGGCAGTACACGAGCCGCAAATCACAACCTGCAGCATTTGAGTTACAGATAGGCGATCTCGGCATTTTTGCAGTAAAGATCAAAAGCAAGGATGTTAAAGCAACTTATGAATATTATAAAACACAGGGAGTAAACCTGCTGTCGGAGCCAACAAAGAATCCCGGCGGACTGGAAACGTTCTTTATGAAAGATCCATATGGAAATGTGTTTGAGATAATGGAAGATAATTACTGGTTTGTAAACACAGGCGATTTAACAGGCGCTGTATGTGGTGTTACCATCGGTGTATCATCCATTGAAAAAGCGATTCCTTTTTATGAAAAAGTATTGGGATATGATAAAGAACTTTTTGTAAGCGAAGGAGAATATCCTGAGTTCAAAAATATTCCCGGCGGCACACACAAATTCAAACGGTTATTGCTGGGGCATAAAAGAGAATTAACAGGTGCTTTCTCCCGTTTACTCGGTTCAACATATATTGAACTGATTGAAGTAACAGACAGAACACCAAAGAAAATATTTGAAAACCGTTACTGGGGCGACCAGGGTTTCATTCATGTTTGTTTTGATATCAATGGATATGAAGAACATGAACGAATCTGTAATGAAAGTGGTTTTCCATTTACAGTTGACAGTGCCAACAGTTTTGATATGGGCGAAGCTGCCGGTCATTTTTCTTACAATGAAGACCCTGACGGAACATTGATTGAATATGTAGAAACACACCGTGTTCCTATTCTGAAAAAGATTGGCTGGTACCTGAATCTTAAAAAAAGAAACCCCGCAAAACCTTTGCCCAACTGGATTGTAAAAAGCCTTGGCTTTTCAAGAGTGAAAGAAAAATCTTAA